The window GGCCTACTTCTGAATCAGCAGAAATTCATTCTATGAGTATGGAATTTTTAACTTGGCCATGGATGGAATCATTCTTTAAAGAAGATATTGATAAATTCAAGTATCATCATTTAAGTGGAGCATTCTTATTCATACCGTATGGAGCTTTAGTTGATGAGTTTCAACACTTTGTGTATGAAAATCCTAATGTAACACCTGAAGAAAGAAGAATGAAATGGTTAGAACTTGAAAAAGAATATCTACCTACAAGAGATTATGATGGTATGGAATCATATTTAAAAGGATTGTTCTGGTTTAAACAAGGACATATATTTGAAATTCCATTTTATTATATAGACTATACTTTAGCACAAGTAATTGCATTACAAATGTGGAAGTTAAATGGAGAAGACAGAGAACTTGCATGGAAAAAATACATGAGATTATGTGTTCTTGGAGGTTCTAAAACTTTCCTTGGATTATTAGAAGATGTAAAATTAGATAATCCATTTGAAGATGGAAGTCTAGCAAAAATTATTACTCCAGTAAAAGAGTTTTTATCAACAATTAATGATGAAAATCTATAAATCAAATAAATTATAACAAATTAAAAATTATGAGAATCTCTTAAATTTTAGGGATTCTCATTTTTAAATGAAATGTGAATTATAAGAAAAAACTAATGGTATTTTATTTTAATATATGATAGTATTTAGTTAGTATAATTAAGAGGAGTAAAGTTATGACAGAATTAGAAAGATCAAAAGAAATTATTAGTTTTATTGCAAATTCAAATAGAAAAACACCTGTTAAACTTTATACAGATGAAGATATAAAGGGAGAATATGACGTTAAAATTATAGGAAAAGAAACTAAAATTATAATAGGTAATTGGGATGAGATTGAAAAATTAATTAAAGAAAATGATTTAAAAAATTATCATTTAGAAAATGATAGACGTAATTCAGCACTTCCATTACTTGATATTAAAAATATTGATGCTAGAATTGAACCAGGAGCTATTATTAGAGATAAGGTAATTATAGAATCTAAAGCTGTTATTATGATGGGAGCTGTTATAAATATAGGGGCAAAAATTGGAGAAGGAACTATGATAGACATGAATGCAGTGCT of the Streptobacillus ratti genome contains:
- the dapD gene encoding 2,3,4,5-tetrahydropyridine-2,6-dicarboxylate N-acetyltransferase, which translates into the protein MTELERSKEIISFIANSNRKTPVKLYTDEDIKGEYDVKIIGKETKIIIGNWDEIEKLIKENDLKNYHLENDRRNSALPLLDIKNIDARIEPGAIIRDKVIIESKAVIMMGAVINIGAKIGEGTMIDMNAVLGGRATVGKNCHIGAGTVLAGVIEPPSADPVIIEDNVVIGANAVVLEGVRVGANSVVAAGAVVTENVPSGVVVAGMPAKIIKIIDEKTKSKTEIVEELRK